The genomic DNA CATGTTCGAGTTGATTTaggacattttttttaattttgtttatgtAAAAAATCACATTGGGTGAAGGATTTTTTAGAAGCAACTGTATTGTAGAATATTctggctttttttttttatctgttctCGATATTCACGATATATATGTAGTGAATAGATCCTTCAGTGTAAGGCAATAGAATTAGTCTATTTTCACTCAGACATTCTTACGATTTTCAGATGGTTGAATCAAAGGTTATGCTACTTCTCACATTTGTAAGAAAACAAAACGCTTCCAGATTACatacaaatatattccaacTTCAAACAAGTCAGCTATTCTGTACTGTATAGACAGGGTTACCatatcgtgcttatttctaagatttgtgcttattttctagcccgcgtcttataTGAGGCAACGATGTGCTAATTGCTAAGAAAGGTGCTTATTTTTGATTCGTGTActtattttgtcttagaaaTAAGTATGACATGTTCTTGTTTTGCGTACTTAACTGTGGGGTTTGCGGTGTTTTCAGTCAAACTGGGACACAGTTatagttgctgctagtttttagGGACAAACCACAATTTAGACAATGAGAAaaggaaaaatattaattaatgcCCACGATACTACCATGCATAATAACTATATTCTTCAATCTTTAATAGATCCTCAGCTAGTGTTACGCAAGTCGAACTCCAGCTTTAGGTTAGTTCAACTAGTTACCACACAACAAAAAGACGCATTGCGCGGAACCAAAAGATGAAGACATTAGAATAAGGTTcgacaaactacggcccgcggtgTAGAATGATCCGGCCCGCGATTGTCACTGAAATTTAGCGACAAAACGGCGGCTGCGATTTTAACCATCATTTGATTCTATAATCTACGCTCAAGAAGCAGATAGTTGGACAAAGAGTGGACGGACCTATGGATCCTTTGttattatgttggtcttgttctttaatttcttcttcctatcgttatgaaaaaatcgcttttcttctcaattactggaccaaaatgaaatttttagtgcGTAGAAATGGGATTAGTGATACCCATTTAAAAATGCTCTAATTTTGGCCTCATCCAGTGTGTTACCTGATGTCAAGGGTAATGCAACAccaagtgtcacattaaatatcaTTCGTAAATTTTTGCATAGTAAGACGACTTGGGTCCACGAGTTGTGGCAGTGTTCACCCGCTATTCAAAATCCAACATttcaacttctgatctgtgtgaaaaatgTAATTCATCAGCCACacgttcagtttttaactttcttaaaaaaatatgtgcggtccGCCAAGATTTGTAAAACTTGATTTTGGCCCGCGGAGCAACAAAAGGTTTCCGACCCCTACTTTAAAGTTACGTGTGGCAGTGACCCCGTGTCTTCCCTGGCTTATTGCGATTTTCATACAATCGTGTTGGAAGCGACTTCTATTAATAAATATTGGGAGTGCGAAGGAGACTCGTGTATGATTTCTTTCTCATTTTTAATCTGCGTTTTTCCCGTCGCTAAGTCCcccctccaaaaaaaaaaaaaaaaaaaactgtgtatattattataatgtGCTGATTTGCTTTGCTACTATATAAGACTTGATTTAGGTTTTCGAATGAAGtcaattataaatattataatactCAATATAACAAAGTTGTCTTCGACCAGCTACTTCATTCACAAATCATTGATGCGCGTTTGTCAAAGGTATATTGTTACTTTAGGCAGGTGCTGCTATACGACGCTATACCTGTTCACGACCTATTTTTTTAAAGGCACCATAAATGATCCGGCAGGAAATTGTGCATTTGCTAAGAGAATACGACGAACTCTGTTTATCTTAGACTTTTTGTTAACTTTAGAACTGGCTACTATCAATTTTGATTACCaaaagtttaaatttttatcACGTCATTGATTCGCAGCTTAAGTTTTTACCCGCCTGCGGTTGAACACTCGGAGTTGTTGCGTGCAATTCAACTGCAGAAAAAGATCGATAAATTTATTCCAAAGTATTCTTTGTCACATATTGTCAACCTCGAAAAAATTTCATCGCCTACAATTCAATGTTTTCTTTCACACGATGTTTGCAGCACATATATTTTAGTCACGAATATGACACATGCGATTGTCAAAGCCAATCATTCAGATGTGACATTTTATTCCACACGAAAAGCAAATAGAGCTCGACGCAAAGCCATTGTGCTTTTGCTATGCCATACAGATATATTGAATATGTTTGAAATACCCCGTAAGTGTCGAATCTTAAAATTTATATAAGAAGTGACAGGGTCTGACTTCGGGGGAGTGGAGTCGCGAGATCGTCCGCTATGAATCGCTATTGTTATGCAAATGCGCAACAAGGATGAATTTGGATTTAGACTACTATCTGGATTatataaactatttttaaaatgtattgaAAGCAATAAGATAGATGGCATTCCTATAACCTGTTAATAACTTTGAggtttatttttagaatttttgagAGGAACGAGGAGAATAATTACGATGACGatcattataaatatttgtggtcaaattcaattttagagTAATGAATATTCAGAAATATACCGGTAAAAGCTGGCTACATCCCAAAAAGTCCAAATGGAAGTTTTGGTTTACTGAAGGCATCTGAGAGcaacaaaacttaaaaatacACTCACTGCGATTTGTCTATAATCTATATTATGAACACATTTAAATCCGTTGCACAGTGCTTCCCGTAGTGTTGTAGTTACTAAACCGAAGTGCAATATATAATGCTActttaactttgttttcaattGTCTCATTTATCACGAAAAGCAATCCCATCACCGTGATATCTGTCGTGTCTGATTTTTATCCACTAAATCGTACTGAATTGAACCAATCTCGTGGTTAATCGAAAAAGACTTTCCTCCTCCACCTTCATACGTATCAGATTTTCCTAATAAATGTTGTTCATTAACAATTTATTTCAGAAGCATAATTCGTAAACGACATTCCCGAAGAAATCAAAATGGAGTACAAATCGTACGCCCGAAGATGGCTTTTGTTGATGATACTCTGTATCATTTCTTTCACGCAAATTTATACGACAACAGGATTTGCTATTTTACACGATGTCGTTGCAAATTATTTCTCCATCACTCCCTATCAAGCGGATATACTTACGATGGTTGGACAGCTAATTGCTTTTCCAGTAGGCATAGGCACAGCCTACTTTGCCGATATTCTATCCTTGCAAGCTTTAATGCTGGGAATGTTGATTTCACTTGAGATTGGTTCCTTAATGTGCGCAATAGGATTTAGTTCAAGGTAAactttttaataattaataataagaTGTGTAGATGCATGGGTACACCATTGTTCGTGCTGGTAGGAATCATATGTAAAGTAAAAATACTAAACTTGCATATTAAAAGTGTTCAGTATAGTAGCGTTTGGGAAGCTCGCGTAGTTAACTCGACTCGATTCACCATTTATCAGAGACCCTGGTAATCTAAAGTCTAAACTCTTTTACTAATCATTGGTGAGACTAAACTTGACTTCAATTCGAAGATCGAATGGTTTGTGACTTAAGCTTATGGTTTAGGAGTTTGTACACAACActaaatatttagtttttggAACAAAATATGGTACCGTTCGAAACGAAAAACAGTTGAATTGCGAATTCCTAGCAGctgtatattctattttgtgACTTATTTGTTTTTAGGGAATTATTCTACGTCACTGCTGTTGGAAGAATCATGATGTCTTCGATCATGGGCGTACTTCGCGCAACGCAAGTTGTATTAGCAGCAAATTGGTTTTTGCAAAATGAAACAGCCACTGCGTTCGCGCTGCCACAGTTTTTCATGAAATTAGCTGGAATCGCTGGTTCGCTGATCTATCCACACACTATTCCAAAAGTGCATATTACTGCAAATGGAACTGAGGAATACACTTCAACGACAATACTATTCACCGCAACAAATGGGATATTCAGTACCATCGTTTTAATTGCTCTTATAGTTGGAGCGCTTTACTGCAAAAATTATCCGCCGTCACCTCCGAGCCGATCTCAAGAACAACTTATTTTATCAACTACGGATTCGGCAAAAAATATGACGAATAATAGACGCTTGAGCGCTATATGGAACGTTGTAAATTCAAAACCATTTGTTCTTATTAGCGCGGCATTTTTCTTCGCAAGCGTTTCACTTTCATACGTGGTATATCTGATGCCTTCTTTCGTCCTCTCGTCGTTTCCTGAGTTGGATAATACTACACCTGGTTATATTTCAATTAGTAGGACAGCTGTGTCCGCTTTAAGTGCAATGGCGACGGGGAAAATCTTGGATAGATACAAAGCATTCAAGCTGACTGCATTCGTCGGTAAGTAAGCGTCGATGATTCGTTTAATTCACACAGTTTACACAATACAGTTTGAACACTTCCATCATTTATATCCTTGCTTTTTTATAGGTATTGCCGGAGTGGCGTTGTCACTGTTATGCCTTTATTATGCACATTCCTACAAACTTCTTTCTCTGATATACACTGGGTACTGCGTGGCGGCTGTCGGTCAAAGTGTATTGATTACAGCCAATGTGGAGCTTCTAGTTGAAACAACATATCCCTGTGATAAGCTGCGTATGATGTCCATATACGGCGGCATCGCTGGCCTCGGAGTGTTTCTTTGGACAAGTGCTATAAGAGCAGTAAAGGAAAAGTTTAACGTTCCCAGTGCAACAATCCTAGCGACTGCAGTTGCCACTGTATCAATGTTGCTAATTCTATCAGTGAGTCCAGATTACAAACGACTAAAGACTGACAAAACCAAATCAGAAACGCTCACCGATAGACTCAATGAAAACCATTGACGTTGCTCCTACTAGATGTGTGATAATTGAGTTTTACTCCCTCATGGATGAACAATTATTATACATTGTAAATATTACATAAAGACATTGTATATTGTAGTTCGCGATTTGGGTTTGATGCAACCATATTTCGAAACGTTTTTATAATTACTTTTGCATTCTTTTGATCGAATGTTCTTAATCTATAAATATAAGTTTAACATTCCTCACTGTTGGTAATTTTCGAACATTTCATTCCATTTCTTAAAAATTCGTAGAAATACAATTTTCCACACTTCGCGCCcttcaagaaaaaaatttgaaatgtagtTGCGATTCTCAAAGGTTCTTCTACGAATATAGTTTGTATTCATCTCGACATTTTAACCAGAGCAATTATCAGCATTCACTTACTCACCTATAATATGCAAGTACTGTAAAATGTGTATTGATTAATAAacagaattataaaaataatcttGTGCTTATTTCATCCTTAGATTGCATGCAGTCTATGCCAATGAGCACAATGTATGACATCTAGGCCAGTGGTTTCCAGGTGCCTGTTCGCAAATCTTTTTTGCCGGTCCACGcgaaatttcattgtttttatgccgtctcaataGCTTTACCTAAAACGACGTTGCATTGGtccattacgcaatttctctttcgccgtcatattgcgacatccTGACGCCGAGTAATTacgctttttcggctccgattcacCGCGAATGAGCTCcttcaaatctcgcaagattcagaaacctaaaaatcgacacgcgtgcttttcctgattaatgtGACCATTCATATAAAAAGggtatgcatatttctttgtttaaaccagaaaacattcaagcacagtataatattccagtaagacatgaacttgttgcgaccctgcaggtggttcacgagacgcgcaaaaaagcatAGGCCGCAGAGCtcttttccagtattttgagcagGCAGAGTAGGATTTCGAGTCTGGTGCCAAAGTTATCGACGACGTTGTCATCGTAATGTAAATTTATTCCGTctgaggcgtcgatcaactgcagaggtataaatatgataaacccaatgaaaaagattgattaaaattgtgattctactttacagtccagatttaaaaaagagtcactgtcacaatttcggatatctcttgataatgaatatcgctaagtaatcgagcaatcaatctgttgtccgtattttcaaacCAGTTACTTgtgcgttatgcgaaaaaactTTTATATCACTAGCTTtgattaaaacgaagcaaaaaaATTGGCTGCACGCTGCAATGCAACTTGTTGCAGAACTTtcgaggcctcgtttgcaatcctatattagaaacgaaacagcaaaattctcactagagttaattgtgtttgtacgtgatttggcatgtacatgttttttatgtgagatgttttgcGTGTGCCTtttttacgcataatgggtgatCAGCATTGCATTTCATTAcccaaatatatggtattatttcatgtttcacccattttcaatttcaatttttgaccgacacattatttgatagtttttcttcgtgtgccttttttgtctaggagcatattgagtgccttttattgcattatattacgcaaatatatgttactCTTTTCggttccggtcatttcaatttttttgctggcccgcgagtacatttactttaattttactggtccgccagggtagaaaggttggaaaccactgactACTAggccagggcttcccaaacttttgagctcgcggccccttttaatatatatctTAATATTTTTCGGTCGCGGCCCGCGTTCACGTTAATAATGCTGAACAgtttgaaatatgcatttttaatattttattgacacagccAATTCTCAACTTTTGATAggcctactcaataacaaaaacaagcacatatttactCAGATTAACGTTACTCAGTTAGTTATTCGGTGTACTGGGTGCGAATGCAttttgctgcatagcaagtccagccgtggctcaatgtttgtttatgcaagcctaaatgatgaattacgatgtctggccGATGGCATGGTCCTTATCcactcttattgatcaaatATAGCATAAGGCAGCGGTTTGTGCtgcgccaaattatcagaaaaaaactcgcggcgcacct from Styela clava chromosome 12, kaStyClav1.hap1.2, whole genome shotgun sequence includes the following:
- the LOC120330276 gene encoding putative MFS-type transporter C09D4.1, which produces MEYKSYARRWLLLMILCIISFTQIYTTTGFAILHDVVANYFSITPYQADILTMVGQLIAFPVGIGTAYFADILSLQALMLGMLISLEIGSLMCAIGFSSRELFYVTAVGRIMMSSIMGVLRATQVVLAANWFLQNETATAFALPQFFMKLAGIAGSLIYPHTIPKVHITANGTEEYTSTTILFTATNGIFSTIVLIALIVGALYCKNYPPSPPSRSQEQLILSTTDSAKNMTNNRRLSAIWNVVNSKPFVLISAAFFFASVSLSYVVYLMPSFVLSSFPELDNTTPGYISISRTAVSALSAMATGKILDRYKAFKLTAFVGIAGVALSLLCLYYAHSYKLLSLIYTGYCVAAVGQSVLITANVELLVETTYPCDKLRMMSIYGGIAGLGVFLWTSAIRAVKEKFNVPSATILATAVATVSMLLILSVSPDYKRLKTDKTKSETLTDRLNENH